A part of Caloenas nicobarica isolate bCalNic1 chromosome 10, bCalNic1.hap1, whole genome shotgun sequence genomic DNA contains:
- the LOC135992532 gene encoding protein PML-like: MACRPTAPRLPSSGPPADGDGAAASMETGPQLSIPQCSPPPHPPAVEDDFKFILCEGCQQASPNLKLLTCLHTLCLNCLSENKPIRQCPICQTPIPQASGIPDMDNLLFTSLQARLSIYKKIANSNNPSCSRCRGEAAAVWCPECEEFLCAKCFEDHQWFFKKRNHEAKKVEDLRAESPHQFLEDTRKSCNLFCANPDHAGQDHVSSIYCTKCEKVLCCSCALLDSQHAPFCDIRSETQRRQQELSTIAQELKQKRSRFQATQAVLRDEAARLEEAQQEMRELIQQRVEQLVQLLRREEEELLGLVEARQERGRRELAGELQRVEGTLRRMEAAERLVEKMSLYATEQEVMDMQPFVRDSLQELQRLQPPASGEREQPRDLSECRGRLQALVERVTGHPANNSQAVPMVQLTLENDLQEELVQHNSQSISPTFTTTSLKKRQMSPSPSVTVCSKFMLHCAERGSQISPKLLKLECDNTPVPSDPSSNQWDGRRGPSTSTLSQNCSSIRAASCRTDDAEDVIVCSSEDSEEDTAASSKPKDIKKSSSPTWSESGTSPPHSPGHTSPWDDGLELSTLVFLSLKVDQKTQSIMEVAAANGDHIFQALIQTPESVLSLLSQGVSVEVGMQHLLWYLSSLPRPILIVYNFWALELPALFKALDATGRKVDFCHVVGGYVDMLSLIKEKLPKAPSYRLKGLLREHLQQQHQESSALATAKALQQLWGALELPAHADAGMTLTHCNLESYTILWSLVQEKLLSRRMAKVLALRNLILWEVEEA; this comes from the exons ATGGCCTGCAGGCCCACCGCCCCCCGGCTGCCCAGCTCCGGCCCCCCAGCAG ACGGAGACGGTGCCGCTGCCTCCATGGAGACGGGACCCCAGCTGAGTatcccccagtgctcccctccACCCCATCCTCCCGCGGTGGAAGACGACTTCAAGTTCATCCTTTGCGAGGGCTGCCAGCAGGCATCGCCCAACCTCAAGCTCCTCACCTGCCTCCACACCTTGTGCCTCAATTGCCTGAGCGAGAACAAGCCCATCAGGCAGTGCCCCATATGCCAGACGCCCATCCCGCAGGCCAGCGGCATCCCCGACATGGACAACCTGCTCTTCACCAGCCTGCAGGCCAGGCTCAGCATCTACAAGAAGATCGCCAACAGCAATAACCCGAGCTGCAGCCGGTGCCGGGGCGAAGCGGCGGCTGTGTGGTGCCCTGAGTGCGAGGAGTTCCTTTGCGCCAAGTGCTTCGAGGACCATCAGTGGTTCTTTAAGAAGAGGAACCACGAGGCCAAGAAGGTGGAGGATCTTCGTGCTGAGTCACCTCATCAGTTCCTGGAAGACACCAGGAAGTCGTGCAACCTCTTTTGCGCCAATCCCGATCACGCTGGCCAGGATCACGTCTCCAG CATCTACTGCACCAAGTGCGAGAAGGTGCTGTGCTGCTCGTGCGCGCTGCTGGACAGCCAGCACGCCCCGTTCTGTGACATCCGCAGCGAGACCCAGCGccggcagcaggagctgagcaccATCGCCCAGGAGCTCAAGCAGAAGAGGAGCCGCTTCCAGGCCACCCAGGCGGTGCTGCGGGACGAGGCCGCCCGGCTGGAGGAGGCGCAGCAGGAGATGCGGGAGCTGATCCAGCAGCGCGtggagcagctggtgcagctgctgcggcgcgaggaagaggagctgctggggctggtggaggCGCGGCaggagcggggccggcgggagcTGGCCGGGGAGCTGCAGCGCGTGGAGGGGACGCTGCGGCGGATGGAGGCGGCCGAGCGGCTGGTGGAGAAGATGAGCCTCTACGCCACGGAGCAGGAGGTGATGGACATGCAGCCCTTCGTCAGGGACtcgctgcaggagctgcagcggctgcagccGCCGGCAAGCGGGGAGCGAGAGCAGCCGCGGGATCTGAGCGAGTGCAGGGGCAGGCTGCAGGCGCTGGTGGAGCGCGTCACGGGGCACCCAG CTAATAATTCCCAAGCTGTGCCCATGGTCCAGCTGACTCTGGAGAACGACCTG CAAGAGGAGCTGGTCCAGCACAACAGCCAGAGCATCTCGCCCACTTTCACCACCACCAGCCTCAAGAAGAGGCAGATGAGCCCG TCTCCCTCTGTCACTGTATGCTCCAAGTTTATGCTGCACTGTGCGGAAAGGGGCAGCCAGATCTCACCCAAGCTACTGAAACTGGAATGCGACAACACGCCGGTCCCCAGCGATCCCAGTTCCAACCAGTGGGATGGCAGAAGGGGGCCCAGCACCTCCACGCTGAGCCAGAACTGCAGCAGCATCCGTGCTGCCAGCTGCCGCACAGATGATGCAG AAGACGTCATCGTCTGCAGCTCAGAGGACAGCGAGGAGGACACGGCG GCCTCCAGCAAGCCCAAGGACATCAAgaagtcctccagccccacatGGTCTGAGAGTGGCACCTCACCCCCCCACAGCCCTGGCCACACCAGCCCCTGGGACGACGGGTTGGAGCTGAGCACCTTGGTGTTCCTCAGCTTGAAGGTTGACCAGAAAA CCCAGAGCATCATGGAGGTGGCGGCGGCCAACGGAGATCACATCTTCCAGGCGTTGATTCAGACACCCGAGTCGGTACTGTCGCTGCTCTCCCAGGGTGTCTCCGTGGAGGTGGGGATGCAGCACCTCCTCTGGtacctctcctctctccccaggcCCATCCTCATCGTCTATAACTTCTGGGCACTGGAGCTGCCCGCTCTCTTTAAAGCCCTGGATGCCACTGGCAGGAAAGTGGACTTCTGCCACGTGGTGGGCGGTTACGTGGATATGCTGTCCTTAATCAAGGAAAAACTGCCCAAGGCACCTTCCTACAGGCTGAAGGGCCTGCTGAGGGagcacctgcagcagcagcaccaagaGAGCAGCGCGCTGGCCACAGCCAAAGCCTTGCAGCAgctttggggagccctggagctCCCTGCCCACGCTGATGCGGGGATGACGCTCACCCACTGCAACCTGGAGAGCTACACCATCCTTTGGTCTCTGGTGCAGGAGAAGCTGCTCTCCAGGAGGATGGCCAAGGTCCTGGCCCTCCGCAACCTCATCCTCTGGGAGGTTGAAGAGGCGTGA
- the STOML1 gene encoding stomatin-like protein 1 isoform X2, with protein sequence MFSRSGYQALPLGDFDRFQQSSIGLSGAQKGFFSFGSKPDPLGPAGNTSDSSQGCLSWICHGIITSLVFLLMVVTFPISGWFALKIVPTYERLIIFRLGRIRAPQGPGVVLLLPFIDHCQRVDLRTRAFNVPPCKLTSKDGAVFSMGADVQFRVWDPVLSVMMVKDLIAATRMTAQNAMTKTLMKKSLREIQVEKLRIGEQLLLEINDMTKSWGLEVDRVELSMEAVLQPPQENPLGSLATVPPMPGLEGLDGTIQQLATHFFSNTLALAGSRTGAPEADSVEMVNEVEPPTTALPIGSTRRKPITDELLSAVEPVLSEALVSQVGASYQVDILLPSGARSTYFIDLSSGSGRAGRGVPEDSPDVVLEVTEKDLQDLLVGDLRPLSAYMSGRLQVKGDLHLALKLEELLKAMKQRR encoded by the exons ATGTTCAGCCGGTCGGGATACCAAGCCCTTCCCTTGGGAGACTTTGACCGCTTCCAGCAGTCCAGCATCGGGCTCTCCGGCGCTCAGAAGGGCTTCTTCTCCTTCGGATCCAAACCAGATCCCCTGGGGCCGGCCGGGAATACCTCAG ACTCCTCCCAGGGTTGCCTGTCCTGGATCTGCCATGGGATCATCACCTCCTTGGTCTTTTTGCTGATGGTTGTCACCTTCCCCATTTCAGGATGGTTTGCCTTGAAG ATCGTGCCCACCTACGAGCGGCTGATCATCTTCCGCCTTGGCCGCATCCGGGCGCCGCAGGGCCCCGGcgtggtcctgctgctgcccttcatCGATCACTGCCAGCGGGTGGACCTGAGGACCAGGGCCTTCAACGTGCCCCCTTGCAAG ctgACCTCCAAGGATGGGGCGGTCTTCTCCATGGGTGCTGATGTCCAGTTCCGGGTGTGGGACCCCGTGTTGTCCGTCATGATGGTGAAGGACCTCATCGCGGCCACCCGGATGACGGCGCAGAATGCTATGACCAAGACCTTGATGAAGAAGAGCCTCCGTGAGATCCAGGTGGAGAAGCTGAGGAttggggagcagctgctg ctggagatcAATGACATGACCAAGTCCTGGGGCTTGGAGGTGGACCGGGTGGAGCTGAGCAtggaggctgtgctgcagccaccccAGGAGAACCCACTGGGCTCTCTGGCCACCGTGCCACCCATGCctgggctggaggggctggatgGCACCATTCAGCAGCTGGCCACCCATTTCTTCAGCAACACCCTGGCTCTGGCAGGCAGCAGGACCGGTGCTCCGGAGGCAG ACAGCGTGGAGATGGTGAACGAGGTGGAGCCTCCCACCACTGCCCTCCCCATCGGCAGCACCCGGAGGAAGCCCATCACAGATGAGCTGCTCTCGGCAGTCGAGCCCGTCCTCTCCGAGGCCCTGGTCAGCCAGGTGGGAGCATCCTACCAGGTGGACATCCTCCTGCCCAGCGGCGCCCGGAGCACCTACTTCATAGACCTCTCCTCAG GCAGCGGGCGGGCTGGCCGTGGCGTACCCGAGGACAGCCCCGACGTTGTTCTGGAGGTGACAGAGAAAGACCTGCAGGACCTCTTGGTGGGTGACCTGCGTCCCTTGAGTGCCTACATGAGCGGGAGGCTGCAGGTGAAGGGCGACCTGCACCTTGCCCTGAAGCTGGAGGAGCTCCTCAAGGCGATGAAGCAACGTAGATAG
- the STOML1 gene encoding stomatin-like protein 1 isoform X1, which produces MFSRSGYQALPLGDFDRFQQSSIGLSGAQKGFFSFGSKPDPLGPAGNTSDSSQGCLSWICHGIITSLVFLLMVVTFPISGWFALKIVPTYERLIIFRLGRIRAPQGPGVVLLLPFIDHCQRVDLRTRAFNVPPCKLTSKDGAVFSMGADVQFRVWDPVLSVMMVKDLIAATRMTAQNAMTKTLMKKSLREIQVEKLRIGEQLLLEINDMTKSWGLEVDRVELSMEAVLQPPQENPLGSLATVPPMPGLEGLDGTIQQLATHFFSNTLALAGSRTGAPEAADSVEMVNEVEPPTTALPIGSTRRKPITDELLSAVEPVLSEALVSQVGASYQVDILLPSGARSTYFIDLSSGSGRAGRGVPEDSPDVVLEVTEKDLQDLLVGDLRPLSAYMSGRLQVKGDLHLALKLEELLKAMKQRR; this is translated from the exons ATGTTCAGCCGGTCGGGATACCAAGCCCTTCCCTTGGGAGACTTTGACCGCTTCCAGCAGTCCAGCATCGGGCTCTCCGGCGCTCAGAAGGGCTTCTTCTCCTTCGGATCCAAACCAGATCCCCTGGGGCCGGCCGGGAATACCTCAG ACTCCTCCCAGGGTTGCCTGTCCTGGATCTGCCATGGGATCATCACCTCCTTGGTCTTTTTGCTGATGGTTGTCACCTTCCCCATTTCAGGATGGTTTGCCTTGAAG ATCGTGCCCACCTACGAGCGGCTGATCATCTTCCGCCTTGGCCGCATCCGGGCGCCGCAGGGCCCCGGcgtggtcctgctgctgcccttcatCGATCACTGCCAGCGGGTGGACCTGAGGACCAGGGCCTTCAACGTGCCCCCTTGCAAG ctgACCTCCAAGGATGGGGCGGTCTTCTCCATGGGTGCTGATGTCCAGTTCCGGGTGTGGGACCCCGTGTTGTCCGTCATGATGGTGAAGGACCTCATCGCGGCCACCCGGATGACGGCGCAGAATGCTATGACCAAGACCTTGATGAAGAAGAGCCTCCGTGAGATCCAGGTGGAGAAGCTGAGGAttggggagcagctgctg ctggagatcAATGACATGACCAAGTCCTGGGGCTTGGAGGTGGACCGGGTGGAGCTGAGCAtggaggctgtgctgcagccaccccAGGAGAACCCACTGGGCTCTCTGGCCACCGTGCCACCCATGCctgggctggaggggctggatgGCACCATTCAGCAGCTGGCCACCCATTTCTTCAGCAACACCCTGGCTCTGGCAGGCAGCAGGACCGGTGCTCCGGAGGCAG CAGACAGCGTGGAGATGGTGAACGAGGTGGAGCCTCCCACCACTGCCCTCCCCATCGGCAGCACCCGGAGGAAGCCCATCACAGATGAGCTGCTCTCGGCAGTCGAGCCCGTCCTCTCCGAGGCCCTGGTCAGCCAGGTGGGAGCATCCTACCAGGTGGACATCCTCCTGCCCAGCGGCGCCCGGAGCACCTACTTCATAGACCTCTCCTCAG GCAGCGGGCGGGCTGGCCGTGGCGTACCCGAGGACAGCCCCGACGTTGTTCTGGAGGTGACAGAGAAAGACCTGCAGGACCTCTTGGTGGGTGACCTGCGTCCCTTGAGTGCCTACATGAGCGGGAGGCTGCAGGTGAAGGGCGACCTGCACCTTGCCCTGAAGCTGGAGGAGCTCCTCAAGGCGATGAAGCAACGTAGATAG
- the ISLR2 gene encoding immunoglobulin superfamily containing leucine-rich repeat protein 2, translated as MAPLLSLGLVALLGMARACPEPCACVDKYAHQFADCAYKDLQVVPTGLPSNVTTLSLSANKITSLQRRSFVEVTQVTSLWLAHNEIRSIEPGTFAVLVQLKNLDISHNQIVDFPWQDLYNLSALQLLKMNNNHMTLVPQGAFHTLKDLRSLRINNNKFTTLAEGIFDSLTSLSHLQIYNNPFNCSCKLQWLKKWMDSTLISIPEKDSITCALPEQLRGVPVGKIPDVQCTPPTVQLTYYPNLDTTELFDGFTLTLHCAVTGTPPPEVSWKIRTSSQTLELSGSPKESAGKDPPKQDPERFLVFKNGTLVIPHLSKREEGTYTCLAINEMGSNQTSVNVAVAGTQKYPLQPGRDPLGGKAQPGDKKPGAKGAKNSVLMPDERNKPLSPTRQSQPSLAAGTESTGDGQVPFQLPPFEKKCGSTQTSKYISNHAFNQSGDFKQHTFDLGVIALDVSERDARVQLTPTYMQPEKVHLRMLYLCQESSQGHALVQWSKIEEGVNSYWFQGLNPGTNYSVCLTYLGEDCQVQVVFTTKKEIPSLIIIVVVSIFLLVLATLPLMGATWCHLLSKYQGKTYKLIMKAQNPDQMEKHMAADFDPRASYLESEKNYNPSEVGEADVEEEDEEEEDDEGGRRRRRRDAEEALELEREESVAASSMVESQSKANGEEFEVRSEYSDKLPLGAEAVTISQEINGNYRQRPR; from the coding sequence ATGGCCCCactgctgtccctggggctggtggcccTGCTCGGCATGGCCCGGGCGTGCCCCGAGCCCTGCGCTTGCGTGGACAAGTACGCCCACCAGTTTGCCGACTGCGCCTACAAGGACCTTCAAGTGGTGCCTACGGGCTTGCCCTCCAACGTGACCACCCTCAGCCTCTCAGCCAACAAGATCACCTCGCTGCAGCGGCGTTCCTTCGTGGAGGTGACCCAAGTCACCTCCCTCTGGTTGGCGCACAATGAGATCCGTTCCATCGAACCCGGTACCTTCGCTGTCCTGGTGCAGCTGAAAAACCTCGACATCAGCCACAACCAAATTGTGGATTTTCCCTGGCAGGACCTCTACAACCTCAGCGCTCTCCAGCTGCTCAAGATGAACAATAACCACATGACCCTGGTGCCTCAGGGGGCTTTCCACACCCTGAAGGACCTCCGGTCTCTACGCATCAACAACAACAAGTTCACCACCCTTGCAGAGGGTATCTTTGACTCACTCACATCCCTCTCCCACCTGCAGATCTACAACAACCCCTTCAACTGCTCCTGCAAGCTCCAGTGGTTGAAGAAGTGGATGGACAGCACgctcatctccatccctgagAAGGACTCCATCACTTGTGCCCTCCCGGAGCAACTCCGAGGAGTGCCGGTGGGGAAGATCCCGGACGTGCAGTGCACCCCACCCACCGTGCAGCTCACTTATTATCCCAACTTGGACACCACGGAGCTCTTTGATGGCTTCACCCTGACGCTGCACTGTGCCGTGACGGGCACCCCGCCACCCGAAGTCAGCTGGAAGATCCGCACCTCCAGCCAAACCCTGGAGCTGAGCGGGAGCCCAAAGGAGAGCGCCGGGAAGGACCCTCCCAAACAGGACCCCGAGCGCTTCTTGGTCTTCAAGAACGGCACGTTGGTGATTCCTCACCTGAGCAAACGGGAAGAAGGCACCTACACCTGCCTGGCCATCAATGAAATGGGGAGCAACCAGACCTCGGTCAACGTGGCTGTGGCAGGTACCCAGAAATACCCACTGCAGCCTGGGAGAGACCCACTGGGGGGTAAAGCACAACCAGGTGACAAGAAGCCTGGGGCCAAGGGAGCAAAGAACAGTGTGCTCATGCCAGATGAGAGGAACAAACCCCTCAGTCCCACCCGGCAGAGCCAACCATCTTTGGCGGCTGGGACGGAGTCCACAGGAGATGGGCAAGTCCCTTTCCAGCTTCCACCCTTTGAGAAGAAATGCGGCTCCACACAAACTAGCAAGTACATTTCCAACCATGCCTTCAACCAGAGCGGTGACTTCAAGCAGCACACCTTTGACCTGGGGGTGATCGCCTTAGATGTGTCGGAGCGCGACGCCCGGGTACAGCTCACGCCCACCTATATGCAGCCCGAGAAGGTCCACCTCAGGATGCTCTACCTGTgccaggagagcagccagggCCACGCCTTGGTCCAGTGGTCCAAGATTGAGGAAGGGGTGAACTCATACTGGTTCCAGGGCTTGAACCCTGGCACCAACTACTCCGTGTGTCTCACCTACCTGGGGGAGGACTGCCAGGTCCAAGTGGTCTTCACCACCAAAAAAGAGATCCCTTCGCTTATCATCATCGTGGTTGTGAGCATCTTCTTGCTGGTGCTGGCCACCTTACCCCTTATGGGGGCCACATGGTGCCACCTCCTCTCCAAGTACCAAGGGAAGACCTACAAGCTCATTATGAAGGCCCAGAACCCAGACCAGATGGAGAAGCACATGGCTGCTGACTTTGACCCCCGTGCCTCCTACCTGGAGTCTGAGAAGAACTACAATCCCAGCGAGGTGGGGGAAGCAGATGTGGAGGAAGaagacgaggaggaggaggacgatgAAGGCGGCAGACGGCGGAGGAGGAGAGACGCCGAAGAGGCTTTGGAGCTGGAGCGAGAGGAGAGCGTGGCAGCCAGCTCCATGGTGGAGTCGCAATCCAAAGCCAACGGTGAGGAGTTCGAGGTCCGCTCCGAGTACAGCGACAAGCTGCCGCTGGGTGCCGAGGCCGTCACCATCTCCCAGGAGATCAACGGCAACTACCGGCAGCGCCCTCGCTGA